The stretch of DNA ATCTATTCTTTTCCAAGAATTGATTTTTGAGTTCCCAATGAGAAAGATCATCAGGTTCAATCTTCATACAATCAATTATCCTGAAATGTTAGAGAGTGTATATTTAGTGCAGTTGTTACAGTGTCAGTCCAGCATGTTGAAAGTTGTGGGTTCAAATCTTGAAGGATGTGATCTTTTTCCCAACCTCCGTGGCTCTGCACAGAAGGACACGACTCCCATCATAGTAATAAGTATTTTGGCAGTCCTGTGTGCTTTGAGAGACTGTCAGGTAAagaaagcacagagaataagcatGTGCGCAATCATTCAATTAAGCTGGAAGGAGGATGATTAGCCCAGGTCTAAAGGGGCCTATTTTTAACAATTAGTGTGAATACTGACTGCCATCAAAGTGTTAAGCTATGTTCAACGAAACTCTAATTGACTGCGGCATTTTTTGTGCATTcatttaaatttggaacatacttggctaccataaaacctctaatccAACGCCATAGCAGTCTATTTTTAACCCTTGCTctaaagtggcggtcaaatagaggcggcgttcaaatagaggttttacagaaTATTACATTTACGTACACATGTAACTAAGCACAAAAGTGTCAACATAACACTGGAGAAAACTAcaattttataagttttttttgGCCGAATATTGTAAAGTTGATCAGCGCTATTGACGTGGCTGGCAATGTGCCTTGTCTTCATATCTGTTAGTTTAAACATCAGAAACAATACAACTACCTTCTCCAAAGGCTGCATATTTTTAATACATTACATGGCTAACAGTGAGGAGATAATTGCTAAATTGTTGAAGGTATGTTGGTctataaattgttttttcatgTGTAAAGCTATTAGGTAATGTCATAGACGCCCCTCTTCAACTTATACGCCTTCAGctatttgttgttttgtaccCAGACAGCCTTAGCTCACACGTACAAAACTATGGTTTGGCTAATTAGAGTAACATCCAAAACTGACAGTAAATATGCATCAGTTGACATGTGCGCTTTTTTGCTAGGTGTTCATCTTGTCTTGTGATTGCATTTGTTGCATTTTTATCATGATAGAATCAACCATTTGGGATGCTTGAAAGTGAATATTCCACTAATAATAAGCCGACCAAGCAAATGAAAGCTTATGTTGCACCCGACCGAACTGACCAAAGTGTGACTAAAGCATTTTGCTTGTAAGATTGTAGGCTACAGTCGCCTAACCTAAAAGAAACTTCCAACAGCAAAAACTTGGATCTGTTGCCATGTGACATAAATAAGGTAACAATTGAAGCTAGAAAAGAACTCTACACTAGTATTAATTAGTGGAGTAATCGTTTGGACTAAAACTTAACTGAAAAGTAAATGTCTTTTCACTAAAAATCTGTTCCCCGGTGTCGTTAGTCAGGTGtctttgtttgaaattttacaCAATGATTTGTGGTTCTGggtaaacttaaagaaaaaacacaataaagaagtgagttatattatattatcagtagattgagaagacaactcaatgAACACTGTGATAAATGACACCTGCTCACATAATACTGATATTAGCATTCTAGCCAGCTCTTAAAGAGAACaaattacatataaaaataaCCATAGATGTGATTTATAAATGATGATTTTGGAATAAAGCATATGAAGTATACAAATGTCTGGgttaatatatttttgcacACGACTGCACACACAAAAGGAAATACAGACATTGTTTTGTTACTTCTATGGAATGTTGTATAATTATGCGTATTATAAAGAAAGCATAGAACCGGTATAGGTGTCACTTGTCTAAATCATGGTCAGTATGGCTcatcaatataataaaaaatgacagACTAGAGAAAAATATAATAGTACGGCAGAGGGGAGAAAATCAGAACACagaatatttgctctaaagaaatATTAGGAAGTTAGAAAAACTATTTCAAGATAAATTCTAAATATATTGCAGAGCTGAAGTAAAATGACGACTCCCCGCTACCATTTTGTGACATTACTGTTTATGATTATCAGTTTTGAGGGTAAGAAGTGTAGACCAACAACCATGAAGTGAATGAGTGATTATCAGCTCATGTGAACAGGCTGGCTTGTTTAATGTACCAGGTTAACTAATATTGCTATGATCATTTGCAAGGAAATAAACTGAGAGGCAGCTTCATGGTTGATGAAATACCTAGTGCCACCAGAATTTGCAAAAAGCTGTTTTATGAATTCGAACGAAAGGgtagaaaaaaacaactaaTTTGTCAATGAAAACCCTTCAAACTAAGTTCACTAACAGACACAAACTATAAAGTAATGTCATTTTAGATGCTTCCGACTCTGTTTTTGTGTGAGTCTATTTTCAGTAAAAACTGATGCTTCTACACCACGAGGAAGaacatttaattaatttattagcCTCAAAGATTGGTTAGAAGTCTGCTGCACTCTGATGCAGTGACTCCTCATTAAGTGttcaaaactttatttcatgTCTAAAGATACTGTTGCATAGCAAAAACTTTGCCATGTAACAGTCCTTTTTAACGTTATTTAAAATCTGCCATCATTGTAATCGTGAATTATGATATTAATAAGCTTTAAGGAATGATGCGAACATAAAATTGAAGGTTGTAATCCTAAATGCTAACAGACCAAAGAATTTATTGGTTCTAACAAGTTTTACTATTGCACACTGCCAGTGTTGCTCACACCCCCCGCCATAGCCCCTGAAGTAGCAGAGGAGACAGCCTGTGTTCCGACAGCAGTAACAGCCTGTGCTCCAGTGGCTTGAACATGTTGGTTTCTCCAAACTCCTGAAGAGAACTCTGTCTGTGCCTGCTGCACGGTAACACCAGCTCTTCTATAGAACCTGTGAACCTGTGGGTAAAATATGAATTAGGTTTTACAAACATATTTATGTAGCTTCGACAATTGTTTATGTAGACTTACAATAATTAAGAAGTTACCCTCTTTTAGTTTCAGTAGCAAACAACTCCTGTTCACCATGAAGCTTGCATTCCATGTACCTCAAAACTGTTTTGAAGAGTATGTAACATGTATTATGGTTTCTCTATATTTTTGTGCAGCAACTTATACCAGCTGACCATATCATACAAGGTCAAGTATTTAGTAAACCGAGTTTCCAGCTTACCTCACTTTAACTTCCAACCATCACATTACAAAATCTATTAACATTTTGCCTTTATTCCAAACTTGTGCATTGTGCATTTATGTCACAGGTTCGAAACTCCTGCATAA from Watersipora subatra chromosome 2, tzWatSuba1.1, whole genome shotgun sequence encodes:
- the LOC137387841 gene encoding secretory carrier-associated membrane protein 5-like — protein: MVLGPAGTGYLGILTAATYLDDKYDGQSVRNMGGAVFIIVIGSLVLLSLDIYLLIMVHRFYRRAGVTVQQAQTEFSSGVWRNQHVQATGAQAVTAVGTQAVSSATSGAMAGGVSNTGSVQ